From a single Silene latifolia isolate original U9 population chromosome 6, ASM4854445v1, whole genome shotgun sequence genomic region:
- the LOC141588325 gene encoding uncharacterized protein LOC141588325, translating to MSNLEAPKNVAEIRSFLGLTGYYGRSIYDDGKAYVVANALSRKSVHSLCTAISLMKLKDEMTKMRNHMICKEDAIGDLTIEPELYDEIKRKQILDPKIQDWKTGAEKGMVSRFSIHADGSIRFDRRWCVPNDSELKKLIMAEAHCTPYSVHPRGDKLYKDLKKTF from the exons ATGTCAAACttggaagcaccaaagaatgttgccgaaattcggagtttcttgggtttaacTGGCTATTACGGAAG ATCCATCTATGATGATGGGAAGGCTTATGTGGTTGCaaatgctttgagtagaaagagtgttcATTCGTTATGCACCGCCATTTCACTGATGAAATTGAAAGATGAAATGACTAAGATGCGGAATCATATGATTTGCAAGGAAGATGCCATTGGTGATTTGACTATCGAGCCCGAACTTTATGATGAAATCAAACGGAAACAGATacttgatcccaagattcaggATTGGAAGACAGGGGCGGAGAAGGGTATGGTTTCGAGATTTTCTATCCATGCAGATGGGAGTATCCGATTTGATAGAAGGTGGTGTGTGCCTAATGATTCTGAGTTGAAGAAATTGATTATggcagaggctcattgcactccttattcggtacaTCCGAGAGGTGATAAGCTCTATAAGGACTTGAAGAAGACGTTTTGA